GGTGTGATTGTTAAGCGAAATAACCTTGGTTTTGCCAATCCGGTGACGGTAAATCTCGCGCAGATACTTGATCGCCTTCTTCACGCAATCCCGAGAGAGGCGGATGTCGTTGATCGAGACAAACTTGTCCTTGTCGTTGATCAGCTCACGGTACTTCTTCTCGTACATCGGTTTGATCGCGTACCAGTTGGTGTCGAGGATCTTCGCCGGGTTTTCGAATTCGTTGAGCAGTTCGTCGATCCGGTCTTCATCGAATTCTTCATTGATGATGAAGTCCAGGATCGAGTTGTCGAGCGTCTCGTCGAAGCGGTACGGGTTTTTCGCAAAGCAGCGCTTGATGAAGGCCACGATCAGGGTCAGAAAGTCGTCCGACAGGCACGGGCTCTTGGCGATGAGGGTGGTCAGCGATAGGTTGGCCGAGGCGCCGATCACCAGCGCATAACGCTTGAGCGTGGTGTTGGGGAAGAGGCTGTTGAGGTGGGTCTTCAACCGGTTCAGGTCCATGTAGGACAGCTTGTAGTCCTTGGGCAAGGACACAATCGATACCACCGACGAGCAATTCTTGAAGAAGTGCAGGTCGTGCAACGCGGCCGCGTCATAGCCCGAATTCTTGTACTGCTCAAGCGAGGCGCGATAGCGCTTGGACTCGATCGGCAACAGGCTGATGCCTTCGATTGCCTGGGTGACCTTGTTGAAGTGCGGCAGGTCGATGGAGCGGAAGAACAGGTCATCGATGTTCAGGCGCTGCGGCTCTTTCTCGAACACCTTGAACTTGTCGCTGCTCGGCGGCGGGGTTTCCGGCACCACGGACTCGGCGTAGGCAATCGCCACCGGGCCGGCCAGGCTCATGAACAGGTCGTTGGCGTCCAGGCGAATGGTTTCGCCGATGTCGATGCCGGCGCGACGGAAATAGTTCTGGTCGTAGTCGGTGGTGACCGCCTGCGCTGTCAGAATGTTGAAGATCTGCTGTGAGATGTACTGGTTGGCGTGCTTTTCCATGGCATTGACATCAATGTTCTGGATGTTGCCGTCATCGCTTTCTTCGGCGTAACGCATGATGTCGTTGGAGATCAGCATCATCGCGTTCCATGGGCGGATACGGCCCATGACGCTGGCTTCGCTGCTGTCTTCATTGGCGAAGTTGTAGGAGAAGTCCCACTCTTCCGACAGGTATTTGCACAGCAGGCGGCCGGCGTTGATGTGCAGCGCCTCGGACATTTCGCTGCGGTGATCGGAAATGTTCGGCAGTACGCAAATGCCGCTGGTGAAGATCGGCTCGAAGACGAAGGAATGACCGCTCTTGCTGTCGTGCTCGTCCATCGGCTTGGTGTCGAACGTCTTGTTCATGTACGAGTGCTGCTGAGCCAAGCCGAATTCCGAGGCCATGCCCGAACCGGTACCGCCGCCGGCACTGAAGATCGAGAAATACAGGCGCGACTGGTTGGCCTTGATCCCGCAGCTGTCGATCAGGTAAGAGTGAATCATCTTCCAGTCAGGGCTGGAAAACCGCTGGGTATCCTTGTTCAGGATGATCTTGGCCAAGTATTGGCCGAGGATCGGCGCGTTACCGGCGCCACCGGCGTGGACTTCCGACAAGTCCATGATTTTCATTTTGCTGTAGTCGCGCAAAAAGCCGCTTTTTTCGCCCTTGCGCGAGAAACGGATGCGACCGGCAATGTCTTTGTCCAGGTCGCCGAGCATCACCAGCGGCTCGACCAGGAACACCGGTTTGCTGGCCTTGTTCGATCCCAGGCGCAGGTTGTTACGAATCCACTGCGCCGGGCTGTAGCCCTTTTCGGCGTAGCGTTTGTCCGGCGACAGACGGTCTTCATTGTTGAATTCGTTGAGGTAGAACTTGCGGGCGTTGTACACCAGCTCCGCCACGTCCAGCGCGATGTTCGAACCGCAGCGGCCCAGGCCGATCAGGCACACCGACGGGAATTCCTGATCGCTGTGTTGTTCGCTGTCGCCTTCCAAATGGGGCGGGCGCGGGAACACCAGGTCGCGCAGGCCGTCGAGGTTATCGAGGATGCGGTCGGTATTGGTTTCGGTGAAGTACAGGTATTGCTGGGTCGCCAGCGGACGCGGTGGGGTCAATGGCTTCGACGATGAGGGGCTGTTCGCCGCGGGGCTCAGGGTCAGGTCGGATACCGTGGGGGCCGGATTATTTTTAGAAGTCATTGTGCGCCATATGCCTGGACTGGTCGGCTCGTCGACAAGGTGTCATCGAGTCATCACGGAATGGGATCTCGCGTCATTCTTGCAGCGCGAATATGGCCCAAGCGTCAGGGCCTTGGCCTGAGCGTCGCTCGGGGGAATCCGTTCCTTGATGATGAATCGGCCAATATTCGATGATCTTTAATCGAAAGAAGGCTAAATGATGGCTGCGGGGGGCGCCGCATTGACTGCCATGGACGGTATCAGCCTTACGAAAAATTACAGACAGCTATGACGGGCCTGACTAGATTGGCGGTTCCGGGCTCGAATGCGTTGGCAATGAAGCCCAATAACAATAAAGAGACGGACCCCATGCAGAACTCGACCCAAGCGGCGAATGCCTGGCGCATTCTGTTCCTGCTGTTCCTGGCCAATCTGTTCAACTTTTTCGACCGCACCATCCCGGCCATTATCATCGAGCCGATCCGCATGGAGTGGCACCTCAGTGACTTTCAACTGGGGATCATCGGGACCGCATTCACCCTCGTTTACGCCATTGCCGGCCTGCCCCTGGGGCGATTGGCCGATACCGGTTCACGCAGCAAGCTGATGGGGTGGGGCCTGGCGGCATGGAGCGGGCTGACCGCGGTCAACGGGCTGGTGGGCAGTTTCTGGAGTTTCCTGATCGTGCGCATGGGGATCGGCATCGGTGAAGCCAGTTACGCACCGGCTGCCAACTCGCTGATTGGCGATTTGTTCCCGGCTCATCGTCGGGCTCGGGCCATGGGCATTTTCATGCTTGGCCTGCCGCTGGGGTTGCTGCTGGCGTTCTTCACCATTGGTGCGATGGTCAAGGCGTTCGACAGCTGGCGTGCACCGTTCTTCATTGCGGCGGTGCCGGGGTTGATTCTGGCGGTCTTCATGTTCTTCATCAAAGAACCGAAACGCGGCGCGGCGGAGAGCGTGCAAGTGTCTCAGGAACGCGTGGACCGGCCGATCCGCCGAGTGTTGGCAGTGCCGACGTTCCTGTGGCTGGTCATGGCAGGGCTGTGCTTCAATTTCGCGACCTATGCCTGCAACTCGTTTCTGGTACCGATGCTGCAGCGTTATTTTTTGCTGCCATTGCAGGATGCGGCGGTGGCGGTCGGGGTAATCGTTGGGGTGACCGGGCTGTTCGGCCTGACGCTCGGCGGCTGGGTTGCCGACAAGATTCACCAGCGTGTGGCCAATGGGCGACTGCTGTTCGCAGCGCTCAGCCTGCTCATTTCGACCCTGTGTACGGCTTGGGCGCTGCACGCCGGCCGAATCGAGATTGGGGTATTTGTCGGGGTGTTCAGTTTGGGCTGGTTGTTCGCCTACAACTTCTATACCTGCGTGTACACGGCGATTCAGGACGTGATCGAACCGCGACTGCGGGCGACGGCGATGGCTTTATTCTTTGCCGGGTTGTATTTGTTGGGCGGTGGTTTGGGGCCGGTGGTGGTGGGAGGTTTGTCGGATCACTTTGCGCACTCGGCCATGCTCTCGGCCGGCGCCGAGCAGATGACCGAAGCGTTCAAGGCTGTTGGCCTGCATGACGCGATGTACCTGATTCCGGTGGCGTTGTTCTTTACGATGGTGTTTCTATTCCTGGCTTCGCGGTGTTTTGTGCGCGATGCCAAGCGGATGAAGGAAGGGTTGGTGGCGGTGGTTGAGCCGCAGATTCCGGCGGTCACTGCATAATGATCGCCAAATGATCGTTCCCACGCAGAGCGTGGGAACGATCGGCAGACAAAAAAAGGCCCGCATCGCTGCGGGCCTTCTTTTTATAGCGGTGGAGGAGGGGTGTTAACCCGCCACCAACACCCGAATCGCTTCCAGGCGCAGCGCAGCCTTGTCGAGCATGGCCAGGCCTTGCTCGCGTTGCTTGCGCAGGGCAACCAGTTCGCTGTCGCGCACGGTCGGGTTGACCGCTTGCAAGGCGGTCAGGCGTGCCAGTTCTTCGTCGGTATCCGCTGCCAGGCGACGTTGCGCCTCGGCGACGCGCTCGGCGTGACGCGGGGTGATCTTCTCTTCGCCGGCGTTGATCCGTGGCGTCAGCTGGTCGCGCTGGGCCTGGATGAACTTGTTGGCGCTGGCGCGGGGCACGCTTTCCAGTTGATCGTTCAGGGTTTCGAACGACACTCGCGTCGACAGGTCATTGCCGTTGGCATCGAGCAGGCAGCGCAGGGCGGCCGGCGGCAGGTAACGGCCCAGTTGCAGCGCGCGCGGAGCAACCACTTCGCTGACGTAGAGCAGTTCCAGCAACACGGTGCCTGGTTTCAGCGCCTTGTTCTTGATCAGCGCCACGGCGGTGTTACCCATCGAGCCGGACAGGACTAGGTCCATGCCGCCCTGAACCATCGGGTGTTCCCAGGTGATGAACTGCATGTCTTCGCGAGACAGCGCCTGGTTACGGTCGTAGGTGATGGTCACGCCTTCGTCGTCGCCCAGCGGGAAGCTGGCGTCGAGCATTTTTTCGCTTGGCTTGAGGATCAGCGCGTTTTCCGAATGGTCTTCGCTGTCGATGCCGAAGGCGTCGAACAGGGTTTCCATGTAGATCGGCAGGGCGAACTGATCGTCTTGTTCGAGGATGTCCTCGACCAGCGCATCACCTTCGCCAGCGCCACCGGAATTGAGTTCCAGCAAGCGGTCGCGACCGGTGTGCAGTTCGGCTTCCAGACGTTCACGTTCGGCGCGGGCTTCGTCGATCAGCGCTTGCCACTCGCCGTCATCGGCGGTTTCCAGCAGCGGCAGCAGGCGCGGGCCGAACTGATGCTGCAAGGCGTTGCCGGTCGGGCAGGTATTGAGGAACGCGTTCAGCGCTTCGTGATACCACTGGTACAGCCGCTCTTGCGGGCTGGTTTCCAGGTACGGCACGTGCAGCTCGATGATGTGCTTCTGACCGATCCGGTCGAGACGACCGATACGCTGCTCCAGCAGGTCCGGGTGCGACGGCAGATCGAACAGCACCAGATGGTGCGAGAACTGGAAGTTGCGACCTTCACTGCCGATTTCCGAGCAGATCAGCACCTGAGCACCAAACTCTTCGTCGGCGAAGTAGGCGGCGGCGCGGTCA
The window above is part of the Pseudomonas sp. B21-048 genome. Proteins encoded here:
- a CDS encoding MFS transporter → MQNSTQAANAWRILFLLFLANLFNFFDRTIPAIIIEPIRMEWHLSDFQLGIIGTAFTLVYAIAGLPLGRLADTGSRSKLMGWGLAAWSGLTAVNGLVGSFWSFLIVRMGIGIGEASYAPAANSLIGDLFPAHRRARAMGIFMLGLPLGLLLAFFTIGAMVKAFDSWRAPFFIAAVPGLILAVFMFFIKEPKRGAAESVQVSQERVDRPIRRVLAVPTFLWLVMAGLCFNFATYACNSFLVPMLQRYFLLPLQDAAVAVGVIVGVTGLFGLTLGGWVADKIHQRVANGRLLFAALSLLISTLCTAWALHAGRIEIGVFVGVFSLGWLFAYNFYTCVYTAIQDVIEPRLRATAMALFFAGLYLLGGGLGPVVVGGLSDHFAHSAMLSAGAEQMTEAFKAVGLHDAMYLIPVALFFTMVFLFLASRCFVRDAKRMKEGLVAVVEPQIPAVTA